A genomic segment from Streptosporangium roseum DSM 43021 encodes:
- a CDS encoding GNAT family N-acetyltransferase codes for MTTVRPYRPDDRAALHDICVRTAHDGGDSRHIYSDLELMPSIFAAPYAFLEPELTFVLDDGDRAVGYVLGTADTVAFTEAFRSSWLPLMKERFPALGGPPTTPSETMIDLMYRPERMILPELAVYPAHLHIDLLPDHQRKGHGRALMNAFLDALHDRGVPAVHLGMVTANTPARAFYDRLGFHEIPVADPGPLTYLGRRTDRTAPPTAAA; via the coding sequence ATGACCACTGTCCGGCCGTACCGCCCCGACGACCGCGCCGCGCTCCACGACATCTGCGTACGGACCGCGCACGACGGCGGCGACTCCCGGCACATCTACTCCGACCTGGAGCTGATGCCGAGCATTTTCGCAGCTCCATACGCCTTTCTGGAGCCGGAGCTGACCTTCGTCCTCGACGACGGAGACCGCGCGGTCGGCTACGTCCTCGGCACGGCCGACACCGTCGCCTTCACCGAGGCCTTCCGCTCGTCATGGCTTCCGCTCATGAAAGAGCGCTTTCCGGCGCTCGGCGGACCGCCCACGACTCCGAGCGAGACGATGATCGACCTGATGTACCGCCCCGAGCGCATGATCCTCCCCGAGCTGGCCGTGTACCCGGCGCACCTCCACATCGACCTGCTCCCGGACCACCAGCGCAAGGGCCACGGCCGCGCGCTGATGAACGCCTTCCTCGACGCGCTGCACGACAGGGGGGTGCCGGCCGTGCACCTCGGCATGGTCACCGCCAACACCCCGGCGCGGGCCTTCTACGACCGCCTCGGCTTCCACGAGATCCCGGTCGCCGACCCCGGCCCCCTCACCTATCTCGGCCGGCGAACGGACCGGACAGCGCCGCCCACTGCAGCAGCA
- a CDS encoding GNAT family N-acetyltransferase, translating into MIEVELRGWRPDDAPALIRAFSSPDMAQQAARPIDTPEAALEWMGTWGFRDDAQAFAVVLDGQVVGNVAVSNIDAHANGWVSYWTSPQARGRGVAAAAARKLADWAFRERGLFRLELGHRLNNPASCAVATRAGFLPEGIERAKLSYEGMRYDVERHARLATD; encoded by the coding sequence ATGATTGAGGTGGAACTGAGGGGCTGGCGGCCCGACGACGCGCCGGCCCTGATCCGCGCGTTCAGCTCGCCGGACATGGCGCAGCAGGCGGCACGGCCGATCGACACTCCTGAGGCGGCGCTGGAGTGGATGGGGACGTGGGGCTTCCGGGACGACGCCCAGGCGTTCGCCGTGGTGCTGGACGGTCAGGTCGTGGGCAACGTCGCGGTGAGCAACATCGACGCGCACGCCAACGGCTGGGTGTCCTACTGGACGTCACCGCAGGCCAGAGGGCGCGGGGTGGCCGCGGCCGCGGCCCGGAAGCTGGCGGACTGGGCGTTCAGGGAGCGGGGGCTGTTCCGGCTCGAGCTGGGGCACCGGCTCAACAATCCGGCTTCCTGCGCGGTGGCGACCAGAGCGGGGTTCCTGCCCGAGGGGATCGAACGGGCCAAGCTGAGCTACGAAGGCATGCGGTACGACGTGGAACGGCACGCCCGCCTGGCCACCGACTGA
- a CDS encoding DUF742 domain-containing protein translates to MTERWLDQDAGPIVRPYTLTRGRTRAAGARFDLIAIVVAIRTPPQDLPPEHARIMQACRLPVSVAEMASETGMPIGVIRVLLGDLRESGLITVRLPVNDVALPRESVLRDVLAGLKAL, encoded by the coding sequence ATGACGGAACGCTGGCTCGACCAGGACGCCGGGCCCATCGTCCGCCCGTACACGCTCACCCGCGGCCGGACCCGGGCCGCCGGGGCCCGGTTCGACCTGATCGCCATCGTGGTGGCGATCAGGACCCCGCCGCAGGATCTGCCGCCCGAACACGCGCGGATCATGCAGGCCTGCCGCCTGCCGGTCTCGGTCGCCGAGATGGCCTCGGAGACCGGCATGCCGATCGGGGTGATCCGGGTGCTCCTCGGCGACCTGCGCGAGTCCGGCCTGATCACCGTCCGGCTCCCGGTGAACGACGTCGCGCTCCCCCGGGAGAGCGTGCTCCGCGACGTGCTCGCCGGGCTCAAGGCGCTGTAG